A segment of the Burkholderia sp. PAMC 26561 genome:
GGGTTGCAGTTGCCCACCTCGCTCTTTCCCAACGTTGCGTTTCCGCGCGCGGTGGTTTCACTCGATGCCGGCGACCGTCCCGCCGAACAGATGGCCACGCTAGTCACCACGCCGGTAGAAGAAGCATTGCGACGCGTGCCCAACGTGCGCGATGTCACATCGAAAACGAGTCGCGGCGCAGCCGAAATCTCGATCAACTTCGACTGGGGACGGATATGGCCCAGGCGACCCTGCAGGCGCAATCGGCGATCAGTGAAATCCTTGCGACGCTGCCCCCAGGCACTTCGATGCAGGTTCGCAGGATGGACCCGACCGTGTTCCCGGTGCTGGCATACAGCCTGACCTCGGCCCAGCAGTCGCTGACCGTGTTGCACGACGTGGCGCAATTCCAGATGCGCCCCATGTTGTCGTCGGTTACGGGCGTCGCGCGCGTGGAAGTCACAGGTGGTGCGCAAGACGAACTCGAAGTCGCCATCGATCCGGCGCGGCTGGCGGTCTACAAGTTATCCGCGGCGGACGTCGCCCGGGCGATTGGCGCGAGCAACGTGCTGATGGCGACCGGCCGTATCGAGGACCACGACAAGCTATATCTCGTCATTGCAAACTCGACCGTCACAAGCGTGGCCGCGTTGCGCAATGTGGTCGTGTCGAGCCCCGGCGCCAGCCAGATCCGTCTCGGTGAGATCGCATCCGTCACGCAGGGCACGTTGCCGCAATGGCTGCGCGTGACCGCGGACGGCCATGATGCAGTGCTGCTCAACATCTATCAGCAACCCGGGGCGAACAGCGTTGCGATGGCCGCCGCAGTCCGCGCCCGTCTTCGATCATTTCGGCAACAGATGCCGCCCGGTGTCAAGCTGGCAAACTGGTACGACCAGAGTGAACTCGTGGTGGCCTCGGCAACCAGCGTGCGCGACGCGATCCTGATCGGCGTGGTGCTGGCGGCGCTCACGCTATTCGCCTTCCTGCGCAACTGGAAGATCACGGTCATCGCGGTGGCCCTCGTACCGGTCGTGATGGCGTCGACCATCCTGTTGCTCGACGTTTTCGGCATGGGCTTCAACATCATGACGCTCGGTGGAATGGCTGCGGCGGTCGGGCTTGTGATCGACGACGCGATTGTGATGATCGAGCATATCGTGCGGCGGATGCGCGAAGGCGGCGGACGGCCGTTCCAGGGCCGCGTGATGGCCGCCGCGACGGAGTTCACGCGCCCGCTCGCGGGATCGTCGTCGGCTACGCTGATCATTTTTGTTCCACTCGCGTTTTTGTCGGGCGTGACCGGGGCATTTTTCAAGGCGCTCTCGGTCACCATGGCAAGCGCCCTGTTCATTTCTTTCCTCGTCACTTGGCTTGCCGTGCCGATACTATGCGATCACTGGCTCACGGCAAAAGACGCGGAAGAACATCGCGAAACCCCTTTTGCACGATGGATAAACCTGCGATACGACAAGCTCGTGAAACGCGTGACGACGCGCCCTTTGTTTGTTCTCGCCGGATTGATCCCGCTTGTAGTTGTGGCTGTATTGGCCTTTACGCGGGTCGGCAGCGGTTTTATGCCGTCCATGGATGAAGGCGGATTCGTGCTGGACTATCACACTGAACCCGGAACCTCGATCACCGAGTCGGACCGGCTGATAAAACAGGTCGAGACAATCATCAGCGCGAACCCCAACGTTGCAACTTACTCGCGACGGACCGGCGCCGGGCTTGGCGGCGACCTGCAGGAACCCAACAAGGGCGATTTCTTCGTAAAGCTGAAGCCGGGCAAGCGGGAGCCTATTGATACGGTCATGGAAGAGATTCGTACGTCCATCGAATCACACGTTCCCGGCGTTTCGTTTGAACTGGCGCAACTCATGGACGACCTGATCGGCGACCTCACCGCCGTGCCTCAGCCAGTGCAGATCAAGATCTTTTCCGATGACCAGACTACGCTTGATGCCACGGCCAGGAAGGTCGCCGCGGCCATCGGCAAAGTACAGGGGATCGTGGACGTCAACGACGGCATCAATCCGGCCGGGGACGCGCTGGAATTGCATATCCTGCCCGAAGCTGCGGCCGCCGAGGGCATGGACATCCAGAGCATTGCGCAGGCTGTGTCGGACATGGTGGAAGGGAACCTGGCGACGCAATACCAGGTTGGACCGAAGACCATTGGTATCCGCGTGCGCGTGGCGGGTGCTCTGCACATGACCGATACCGCGCTCGGCCAGCTACAGATCCGTGCGCCCGATGGTCATCTCTTCGCGCTGTCGCGCGTGGCCGAGCAAGTGGTGGTCACGGGTCAGCCCGAGATCAGCCGCGACAACCTCAAGCGCATGGTCGCGGTGACGGCTCGTATCGATGGACGTGATCTGGGCTCGACCGTCGCCGACGTGCAAAAGCTGCTCGATGGCAAACAACTATTGCCCGCTGGCGTGTATTACGAACTGGGCGGGCTTTATCAGCAGCAACAGATCGCGTTCAAGGGTCTGATGACCGTGTTCGGCGCTGCCGTGGCGCTGGTGTTCGCCCTGCTTCTATTTCTCTACGAGCGATTCGTGATTGCGCTCTGCGTGCTCGCCATGCCTCTGCTTGCGACGGGCGCGGTGTTCATCGGCTTGTGGCTGACAGGCATCGACTTGAATATCTCGGCCATGATGGGGATGACGATGATCATCGGCATCGTGACCGAGGTTGCGATTTTTTATGTCTCGGAGCTGCAGGGATTACTCAAGGAAGGCATGCCCCTGAGTTACGCCATCGTGACGGCAGGCGGCAACCGTTTGCGCCCGATCGCCATGACAACGATCGCAGCAATCCTCGCGCTGCTGCCGCTTGCGTTTGCACTCGGCCAGGGCTCGGCCATGCAACAGCCGCTCGCGATTGCGATCATCTCGGGGCTGATCATCCAGATGCCGCTTGTGCTGTTGCTGCTACCGGCGTTGCTGAAGCTGTTTTTAAAAGAGAAGACTGCCTTCTAAAGTGAATCTGCGATGTCGAACGGATTGTTCAAAGCTGGAAGAAGCCGAGTCGTTCAGCCGCAGGATTCACCGACGTTCGGTTTGGAGACAAGACCGTGTGGTGACGGGTCGGTCAAGTGCGTCGCCGGCATGCAGCACGAAGCGACGCACTCACGTTGCATTCAATGCACAGAGAACACTGAGATACCGCCGTTCGGGAACGCCGCGCTGCCCGCTTGGAACGGCACATAGACCTGGCCTGACGGACCATCGACCGCGACCGAATGTGCACCTGTGCCAACAGCGACCTGAGCGACGATCGTCCGCCTAGTGCCATCTACAATCGCCATCTCCGGGGTGAATCCCGATGCCGCCGCCGTGCCGCTCGTCACCCAATGTCGCGCGGGCAGGAAATAGCGATTCGATGTTTTGTCATAGGCGATCTGGTCGACGCCGCCAAACGGTAATTTGGCCAGCACAGCGCCACTCGTGCGGTCGAGGATCAGTGTTATCAGCGGATCGCCGGCGCCAGGATCGCAGCCCACCATGACATCCTGATTCGGTCCGAGTGCAAGTCCGGCTGGTGCGCACGCGCCGAGGGGAAAAGCTTTCGTCACAGCTGGTTGTCCCGCGGTCACCGAGCTCGCGGGGATGAGGTCAAGCTCGCCGTCCGGATTGACTGCCGTACCGTCGTTGTTGATCAGGAAGCTCTTCGTGCTGGCGTCGTACTCGCATGCCTCGAGGCCCGACGAACCGTTGAAGTTCAGCTTCGACACGACAGCCTGCGTGTCCGTGTTGATGAACGTAAGGAATGGTGGCGTGTCTGCCGGATTCGCCACTGCAACGAGGTGGTCGTCCGGATCGAAGCACCCTTCATCGGTGCGATTACCCGTGGTCGCGATCGGGATGGACTTAGTAAGAGTCTGACTAGAAGTATTGAAAACCTTGACGCCATTGACGTCACCCGCATACAGCGTGCTCGTCCCTGGCAAGCCTATCAGGCCATCCGGCCCGGAATCCGTGGTTGTTGCGCCATTGCCGGCAAAACCACCCGGTATCTGTGCGATGAGCTTGTTGGTGGTCGTATCCACGACATCGATGGCCTTGTTGTTCCGGTCCGCCAAGAAGTATTTGCCCTGGTCTGCGTAGCTGATGTCGAAACTGAACGCAGGGCTTACTGAGTTGGGCACCGCAATGTTGGTTATCAGATGGGGCGTCGAACCGCCGCCGTTGTCCGAGCCACCGCACGCGGCGAGCAGCAGAGCGACCATCGATCCGGCAGCGACTGATGCGCCGTATTGCTTTATCCGTCTTTTCATTTTTGTCTCCTGAAATCGCAATTGGGTATTCCCAGCTGACCGGCATGCGCGCCTGCCGTCAAATCGATCAACGGGAAGCATTGGATCAACACTCAGAAAAAATGCTCATGGTTATTTAAAAACTTCGCGACGTTAATGCGTTTAATACATCAATTGCTTATCGCCGATCAGACCCGACAATTAAAAATCCGGGACAATCTCCTGGTTGTCCGGAAAGACCATCTGATAGGAATCACGCAAGTTGATCGGATCGGGGATGTTGAAGCAGCGCAATAGACAGTGCGCCGACGTACGATGCTTGAGGCTCCCTTAAGGGACGCTTAGCTCGATACCGGGCGTTAATGTTGCAATAATCAAGCTGAAAGAACGCGGCACGCGTACGTAACCGGATGTCCCTGATTCCCGGTAAACAGACGACGTCCACGCTCGCATCATCGATGCCCGTCACGGCCTTTCGCCAGTAGGATATGGAGGCGCGTGCTCTCTTGTTGTAACGCTACACACACCACCTTGGACGCAGCGCCATGACTCGAGTCTAAAGATGCGCCTCCGGATCATCCCCTGAGCAACCGATGGTCACGAACAGAGCCTGAATCGCCGCGAGTGCCAGTTCCATATGCGCACTCGTCGCATACGACGAGGCCTGAGATAACAAACAAGTCGCCTGCTCAATCCCCTCGAACGCTCGCTCCGTATCATTGATGAGCCCCATCACAGAAACGAAAAAATCAACGTCATCCATCGCGCTTATTCTTGATCTGTTCTGAAGCGCTCTCGCTCTCGAACGCAATTCTAATAGTGTCGAGTTCTTCATTATTTAATGTTTTGAATCAGCATTGCGGCATCGAACGCCATCGCTTGATGTACTTCGACCTGCACGTTCGAATGTCATTTAAGGGACATAGCGATGCCATCGGACAGCGGATCATTGAATGCAGGCTCATCGTTGCGAACACTGTTCACGCCAACGCTCACCTCAAATGACCGGAACATTTGCCTTGGCATTATTGAATCAGCCGCTATCTTCTTCGCGAGGCCAAACGTAGTCTTTGGATGCAACCATCGGACGGCATCGAATGCATTCAAGACGACGGGTCGATGCGAATGACTGTTAACGATCCCGACGTCCGTACTGCTCGACACCATCACAAATCCGTCGGTCGCCTGGGCTTCTTCGTCGAATGAATAACTACTCAACGCCGCCAAGAACACGGGGCCGCCATCTTTTGGTTTTATGAAGTAGGGCTGTTCGACACCATCCGTCGCCAACCATTCGTACCAACCATCTGCCGGAACGATGAGACGTGCAATTCGACACATCGTTTTCCATGTCTCTGAGTTTTTGTCGTCAAGACGACAGCTTGTTAGCATAGGTCGTCTCGTACCTGCAAAGACAGGTACGAACCCCCAGCGGGCGGACGTCGGTCCGCCGCAATATATTACGGGTTGAACCGTTCCGGGAGCAATGTTCCAGGATTGAGGAAACAGCACCTCCGCGAAAAGGTCTTTGCCAAACATCGGTAGCGTATAAATTGCTGCATCACGGGCACGCGAATACCGCCTAACCATTTGAACCTCAATGTCCTATTCGTTATTCCATGCTAGTCGAGTTCTAACGTATCGGATGTGGCGCATCGCGCGTAGTCAATACCGCCGACGGTCCGTTTGCAGTAATTCCTCGGTTTCCGAGTCGCTCATAGCCTGTTCGACGTACCCAGGGAGGATCCGACGAACAAGCACCCTCGACCTATCAATGCCTAGGGACGGTAAATGTACCCGCCGACAGCAGAAGGGACAAAAAAACGGCGTGAACTTTCCACGCCGTAAAGTGTTGACCAAACCACGAGGCCCGGACAACTGAGAGACAACAAGCTTAGGGCTTCAGACTTAGGAGGCGCTTACGTCCCTAGACGGCCGCCGGGAAATCTTACTTCGGAGCCGTTCCAGCTCTGGTCCAACTTGCACGTCCCGGGACTCGAAGCTGGGATCATCTATCGGGCAGCGCTCATATATCCGTGACCTGAGTCGATCTCGACCGACCCCTTTTGCAAATAGTGCGAGAATTTCAATTTGACCAGTCAGCAGCTCGCACCATCTTGCAAGATCTCGGAAAACTGCTTTGGGTTACTAATCAAAGAACGTCGCGGAAATCAGCGAATCAGAGTGAAGTAGGTTCGCCTCCGAAATGGCGCGCATCATCGCCCTTGTCGACATTCCCTCTGGCCCTTCACTCGAAAATTGACATCCGTCCTCTACCCCGTCATGCGCGGCGCTCAAAACGTCACCGATCCTCTTGCAGCCCTGTCCCGCAAGGGTGACGGTTTGACACTACGCTACAGGCTCCCGGCTCATTGGGGCGCTTATGACCTGGTTCAAGAGATGCACTGGCCTGATCCACTATCGAAAAAGTCAATGTGACGCGAAGGCCGCCGCGCTCACTCCAGACTGCGTCTCCTAGCGCAAGTGATGCGCCTATCCGGGTCGCGATCGTCTGCACAATTGACAACCCAAGCCCAGACCCGCTTTGCCCCGAGCCAAGCACACGATAAAATCGGTCGAACACCCGCGCGCGTTCTTCCTCGGGAATGCCCGGACCGTTGTCTTCGACAACGATCGACGTACGACCGTCCTTCGTATGCACCGACAAGTCCACGCGCCCGCCCGCCGGCGTATAGCGGATTGCGTTATCGACGAGGTTCTTTAGCACCGTGCCCAGGTCCGCTTCGTTGGCGGGGACCCAAACGTCTGAATCTCCGGTCACGCCAATATCGATCTGGCGCGCCTGCGCAAGCGGAATCAGGTCTTCGAGCACGCGGCGAAATGCCGGCGCGACCGGGCTGAGATTCGCCTCAATGCCGTCGCCCTCCTGCGCGTGCGCGAGCGTCAGCAACTGCTCGACGAGCGCGCGCGTGCGCGTGAGGCCATTGCTCAAGGCAGTAAAGCGTTCGCGCGCCTGCGTCGACATTTCCGACAAATCCAGCCGCTCTGCCTGCAGCAAAAGCACGGTAAGCGGCGAGCGCAATTCATGCGCTGCGTCGGCTATGAAACGCCGCTGGAGCGCAACCGACTGGGCAACGCGCGCGAGCATGCGGTTATTGGCAACAAGAAATGGCACGATCTCGGCCGGAAGCTGCGGGTCGCCGGTAACCCGTATTTCTGAAAGATCGTGATCAGGGCGGACATCGAGTTCTGCGGCAAGCCGCGCGAGGGGCTTGAACATATGCCTGACCAACAGGAACACGACCCCGACCAACACCGGCGCCAGTACAAGAAACGGAATTAGCGTGGCGACAGCACTATTGCGGGCGATTTCGTTTCTATCGGAAGTCTGCTGGCCAACGGCTACGCGGGTACCCGGCGCCAGTGTGCGGACCACAACGCGCCATTCGCGGTTGCCGAGAGTCAGCGTCCTCATGCCATCAGACAGCGTAGGGGGCAAGTCGAGCAGGCGCTGCGTGTTGACGTTGCCTAGCTTTTGCACTACGACCTTCGCCTCCGGCTCGAACTCCGGCACATAATGCACGGAGCCTTCCGCCATGGAGTCCACATTTTCCGCCGTGACGAGCGTAGCCACTTCCTTGAGCTGCTGATCCTGGATCTCGTTGGCTTCGTGGAACGCGGCCTTGAACGAAAAAATGCCTGCCGCGACGGCACTCAAAAGAACGGCAATTGCGAGCCACATGGACAAGCGCAACTGGAGCGACTGCCCTACCCGCCTTTCGATACCATCCATCCGACACCCCTGACATTTTTGATCGTATCGCTGCCGAGTTTTCGTCGCAGCGAGTGAATCAGAAATTCAACTGCATTGCTTTCAACCTCTTCGTTCCAGCCGTAGATGCGGTCCTCGAGTTCGGTGCGCGACAGGATCGCACCGGGACGAATCATCAACGCATGCAGCAACGCAAATTCGCGTCCTGAAAGCCGTAACGATATCCCTGGCG
Coding sequences within it:
- a CDS encoding SOS response-associated peptidase encodes the protein MVRRYSRARDAAIYTLPMFGKDLFAEVLFPQSWNIAPGTVQPVIYCGGPTSARWGFVPVFAGTRRPMLTSCRLDDKNSETWKTMCRIARLIVPADGWYEWLATDGVEQPYFIKPKDGGPVFLAALSSYSFDEEAQATDGFVMVSSSTDVGIVNSHSHRPVVLNAFDAVRWLHPKTTFGLAKKIAADSIMPRQMFRSFEVSVGVNSVRNDEPAFNDPLSDGIAMSLK
- a CDS encoding ATP-binding protein; this encodes MDGIERRVGQSLQLRLSMWLAIAVLLSAVAAGIFSFKAAFHEANEIQDQQLKEVATLVTAENVDSMAEGSVHYVPEFEPEAKVVVQKLGNVNTQRLLDLPPTLSDGMRTLTLGNREWRVVVRTLAPGTRVAVGQQTSDRNEIARNSAVATLIPFLVLAPVLVGVVFLLVRHMFKPLARLAAELDVRPDHDLSEIRVTGDPQLPAEIVPFLVANNRMLARVAQSVALQRRFIADAAHELRSPLTVLLLQAERLDLSEMSTQARERFTALSNGLTRTRALVEQLLTLAHAQEGDGIEANLSPVAPAFRRVLEDLIPLAQARQIDIGVTGDSDVWVPANEADLGTVLKNLVDNAIRYTPAGGRVDLSVHTKDGRTSIVVEDNGPGIPEEERARVFDRFYRVLGSGQSGSGLGLSIVQTIATRIGASLALGDAVWSERGGLRVTLTFSIVDQASASLEPGHKRPNEPGACSVVSNRHPCGTGLQEDR